From Apium graveolens cultivar Ventura chromosome 9, ASM990537v1, whole genome shotgun sequence, the proteins below share one genomic window:
- the LOC141683991 gene encoding auxin response factor 5, with product MSCVEDVHKPAGLINGSHTLLEDIRLLKEMQDHPGVKKPISSELWHACAGPLVSLPQVGSLVYYFPQGHSEQVAISTNRTATSQIPNYPNLPSQLLCQVHNVTLHADRETDEIYAQMSLQPVNSEKDVFPIPDLGLKTSKHPSEFFCKTLTASDTSTHGGFSVPRRAAEKLFPQLDFSMQPPTQELVVRDLHDNTWTFRHIYRGQPKRHLLTTGWSMFVGAKRLKAGDAVLFIRDEKSQLLLGLRRAKRQQTALPSSVLSADSMHIGVLAAAAHAAANRTPFTIFYNPRACPSEFVIPLAKYRKSVYGTQLSVGMRFGMMFETEDSSKRRYMGTIVNISDLDSIRWPSSKWRNLQVEWDEPMCGDKQNRVSPWEIETPESLFIFPSLTSSLKRPFQSAFFGAQNEWEMLNRPIMRVPDHMNPDFSDLPISGQWSEQLIKMLMKPQTAGYSGTLSSAVHDPTNNGIPSQRTKFLSQATVDQKTQATEHFSTQAENRAQFHRVQPEGIDSKSLQSSLQEKLQPQNLIETQAPHRSDKMIKPEIAISPEELKRFASGGQCSEIRHTNPNVLVNEPVHVNEIHDSAQLQSNSWLMQSQFNPNPFLPSQIEAATLNELLPNIDYTEWNSNSSNSQTGAGCLRSPGSAGLFAEAINPTLPPTGHEMWDHQINNSKSLSDASQFQSSCQQDLCKVYSISSTYGLKDISEESNTQSDLYSCLNIEASNAGSTVVDPSVSSTTIDDFCSFKSGNFQNPSAYLVSNFGSNQDLQSQITSASLAESQAFSLQEFPDSSGGASSSNGEFDDSSLLQNSSWQQVAPRVRTYTKIQKAGSVGRSIDVSSFRNYDELCCEIERMFGLGGLLSDTRGSGWKLVYVDYENDVLLVGDDPWEEFVGCVRCIRILSPSEVQQMGEEGMQLLNSTAAQGINGSEGGHA from the exons ATGAGTTGTGTTGAAGATGTTCACAAGCCAGCAGGGTTGATCAATGGATCACACACACTACTTGAGGATATTAGATTATTGAAAGAAATGCAGGATCATCCAG GAGTTAAGAAGCCAATAAGTTCAGAGCTATGGCATGCTTGTGCCGGCCCACTAGTGAGCCTGCCTCAGGTTGGAAGCCTCGTGTATTACTTTCCTCAAGGACACAGTGAACAG GTGGCAATTTCCACAAATCGGACAGCAACTTCACAAATACCAAACTATCCAAATTTACCATCTCAGCTACTATGCCAAGTTCACAATGTTACTCTACAT GCAGACAGAGAGACAGATGAGATATATGCTCAAATGAGCCTTCAACCTGTTAACTCT GAGAAAGATGTTTTTCCCATACCAGATCTTGGTCTCAAGACAAGTAAACATCCAAGTGAATTTTTTTGCAAAACTCTCACTGCTAGTGATACAAGCACACATGGTGGATTTTCTGTGCCTCGTAGAGCAGCAGAAAAGCTCTTTCCACAGCTG GACTTTTCAATGCAGCCTCCTACTCAAGAGCTTGTAGTTCGTGATTTACATGATAATACCTGGACATTTCGCCATATTTATCGCG GGCAGCCAAAGCGTCACCTTCTCACAACTGGTTGGAGCATGTTTGTTGGGGCAAAAAGACTTAAAGCAGGTGATGCTGTTCTTTTTATCAG GGATGAAAAATCGCAACTTTTGTTAGGTTTGAGGCGTGCAAAACGTCAGCAAACAGCTCTGCCATCATCTGTTCTTTCAGCTGATAGCATGCATATTGGGGTTCTTGCTGCTGCTGCTCATGCTGCAGCTAATCGAACTCCATTCACAATATTCTATAATCCTAG GGCATGCCCTTCAGAATTTGTTATTCCTTTGGCAAAGTATCGAAAGTCAGTCTATGGAACTCAGCTCTCAGTTGGTATGAGGTTTGGAATGATGTTTGAGACCGAGGATTCCAGTAAACGCAG ATATATGGGCACAATTGTCAACATATCTGACTTAGATTCTATTAGGTGGCCAAGTTCCAAGTGGCGTAACCTTCAG GTGGAGTGGGATGAACCAATGTGTGGTGATAAGCAGAACAGAGTGAGTCCATGGGAAATTGAGACTCCTGAAAGTCTGTTCATATTTCCTTCTCTGACATCAAGTCTCAAGCGACCGTTTCAGTCTGCCTTTTTTG GCGCACAAAATGAGTGGGAGATGTTAAATAGACCGATAATGCGGGTCCCTGATCACATGAATCCGGACTTTTCAGACCTTCCAATTTCAGGCCAATGGTCAGAACAGCTGATCAAGATGCTCATGAAGCCTCAAACAGCTGGTTATTCCGGAACACTTTCATCAGCGGTGCATGACCCTACGAATAATGGAATTCCTTCTCAGCGGACGAAGTTCTTGTCTCAGGCTACAGTTGATCAGAAAACTCAAGCTACAGAACATTTTTCAACACAGGCAGAAAACCGTGCACAGTTTCACCGCGTCCAACCTGAAGGCATAGATTCAAAGTCATTGCAATCAAGTTTACAGGAAAAATTGCAGCCTCAAAACTTGATTGAGACACAAGCACCGCACAGAAGTGATAAAATGATAAAACCGGAAATTGCTATCTCACCAGAAGAGTTAAAACGATTTGCTTCTGGGGGACAGTGCAGTGAAATAAGGCATACCAATCCTAATGTCCTTGTGAATGAGCCAGTTCATGTAAATGAAATCCATGATTCAGCCCAGCTTCAGTCAAACTCGTGGTTAATGCAATCACAGTTCAATCCGAACCCTTTTCTGCCTTCACAAATCGAAGCTGCTACTCTTAATGAGCTACTTCCCAACATTGATTATACTGAATGGAACTCAAATTCTTCCAACTCTCAAACCGGTGCGGGATGTCTTAGGTCTCCTGGATCTGCTGGTTTGTTCGCTGAAGCAATTAATCCTACTTTACCTCCAACAGGTCATGAAATGTGGGACCATCAGATAAACAATTCAAAGTCTTTGTCTGATGCAAGCCAATTTCAGTCATCATGTCAGCAAGACCTATGCAAAGTGTATTCTATATCTAGCACCTACGGTCTTAAAGATATTTCAGAAGAGAGTAACACCCAGAGTGATTTATACAGTTGTCTAAACATTGAGGCTAGTAATGCTGGAAGCACTGTGGTAGATCCTTCAGTTTCTAGCACGACTATAGATGATTTTTGCTCATTCAAGTCTGGAAATTTTCAAAACCCTTCAGCTTATCTCGTCAGCAACTTTGGTTCAAACCAAGATTTGCAGTCACAAATTACATCAGCCAGCCTAGCAGAATCACAGGCTTTCTCGCTGCAAGAATTCCCCGACAGCTCCGGTGGTGCTTCTTCAAGCAATGGGGAATTCGACGATAGTAGTCTTTTGCAGAACAGCTCGTGGCAACAAGTAGCTCCAAGGGTGCGAACCTACACAAAG ATACAGAAGGCAGGATCTGTCGGAAGGTCAATCGATGTATCAAGTTTTAGGAATTATGATGAACTTTGTTGTGAAATTGAACGCATGTTTGGACTTGGGGGCCTGCTAAGTGACACCAGAGGTTCTGGTTGGAAATTAGTGTATGTAGATTATGAGAATGACGTTCTTCTTGTAGGAGATGATCCTTGGGA GGAGTTTGTAGGCTGTGTTCGCTGTATCAGAATTCTTTCACCTTCGGAAGTTCAGCAGATGGGTGAAGAAGGAATGCAGCTTCTGAACAGCACAGCAGCGCAAGGTATTAATGGATCGGAAGGTGGTCATGCTTGA
- the LOC141685374 gene encoding uncharacterized protein LOC141685374 codes for MHEDLKSEYLEVEDLFILWENLKDRFDHQKLVYLPAAENDWVNLRLQDFKSVRAYSSALFKIISRLIMCGEKVTEKRKIDKTLSTFHPNNINLAEMYRERKFTKFGDLLSTLLVAEQNHELVIKNHQSRPTGSAPLPEVNNMSFQQNVRGKGYRGGRGQGRYRGRGRSHGHFRPYNNSGHRKWQSESQSKRKAPRGGKTENVCYRCGMDGHWTRNCHTPDHLVKLYQSSQKSKEKMVLTNFANNNIDDFPRITTGGISINGPNEPSETPIWEAED; via the coding sequence ATGCATGAAGATTTAAAATCTGAGTACTTAGAAGTCGAGGATCTttttattttatgggaaaatctaAAGGATAGGTTCGATCACCAGAAACTAGTTTATCTACCTGCAGCTGAAAATGATTGGGTTAATTTAAGACTTCAGGATTTTAAGAGTGTCCGAGCATATAGCTCTGCTTTGTTCAAAATAATTTCTAGGCTTATTATGTGTGGTGAGAAAGTTACGGAAAAAAGAAAAATCGATAAAACACTATCAACTTTTCACCCCAACAATATCAACTTAGCAGAGATGTACAGGGAGCGCAAATTCACTAAATTCGGGGATCTTCTATCAACTCTCCTCGTTGCTGAACAGAATCATGAATTGGTGATTAAGAATCATCAATCCCGTCCAACAGGATCTGCCCCATTACCTGAAGTAAATAACATGTCATTCCAGCAGAATGTACGTGGAAAAGGGTATAGAGGTGGACGGGGCCAAGGGCGGTACCGTGGACGAGGTCGGAGCCACGGGCATTTTCGTCCATATAACAACTCTGGTCACCGGAAGTGGCAATCTGAATCACAGAGTAAAAGAAAGGCACCGCGAGGAGGAAAAACTGAAAATGTTTGCTATAGGTGCGGCATGGATGGGCACTGGACACGTAATTGTCATACCCCAGATCATCTTGTTAAGCTATACCAATCTTCTCaaaaatcaaaagagaaaatggTATTAACAAATTTCGCCAACAATAATATAGATGATTTTCCGAGAATCACAACTGGAGGAATAAGCATTAATGGTCCGAATGAACCTAGCGAAACTCCTATATGGGAGGCTGAAGATTAG
- the LOC141684360 gene encoding protein IQ-DOMAIN 32-like, whose protein sequence is MGRSTTSCFKIITCASDSVDRDDLQVSENKSSADKRGWSFRKRSARHRVLSNTVISEVPSSLNKESPESVSVDYQTQAKACLPEKSSEMQWTEEMPQLPASLNSKFFEPVAVANVDAKLEIQPDESVVTVIQTAIRRFLAERELSKQKNLVMLQAAVRGHLVRKHAVGSLRCVQAIIKLQILVRARHTRYSPVEFIDEEKPHVKRGNDNRTQKGGKKSGAKPDVAYISIEKLLSNSFARRLLESSPNTKSMNIKCDPSRPDAAWEWMERWASVSPSGIEQSPKIEPSTELKDQETVKHPENQVETVCAAKKDSDSADFMFVAMPVSVPFLNSETKETAMPSESEQNLASQKFEQPWPEFQDLTKLSENPHQPLDETLDFSPHTGFNNLSSKPGLEEQPKRSVKRVASEQPESEGRKIVFGSRKASNAAFIAAHSKFEELMSTSNLVNSVNICNQESGAEFSEVAVSSSVENSINTRNTSLADYADSSASKVVLDGSECGTELSITSTLDSPEQSEFGAVDGLEVNISEEEVNNPKNITMCMEKEARVDDPSISLNSDLSNPNIIQSENQSNTEVVNAESSKPEDRLEKNASSMQIKLEHETVNHMYKSSPGTSPKGWVTVLDSQTTPSSQVSTKSKKTRNVKNGSSQKRKSLSVGKRSPLPSNDSGVRSSLEKLPKDEKSGKRRNSFGSVKTDHVDQEPRDSSSRLSVPSYMQATESARAKAYANNSPRSSPDVLDKESYFKKRHSLPGTNGRQGSPRIQRSTSVAQQSTKGSANNPTQEKKVAAIKQINGQGDNKQTL, encoded by the exons atgggaaGATCCACTACATCTTGCTTCAAGATCATCACTTGTGCAAGTGACTCTGTTGATAGAGATGATCTTCAAGTTTCTGAG AACAAGTCTTCGGCTGACAAACGTGGATGGAGTTTCCGGAAGAGATCTGCGAGGCATCGAGTGCTGAGCAATACTGTGATTTCAGAAGTACCATCTTCTCTCAATAAGGAGAGCCCTGAATCTGTCAGTGTTGACTATCAGACTCAAGCTAAAGCTTGTCTTCCAGAAAAATCGTCTGAAATGCAATGGACTGAAGAAATGCCCCAACTGCCAGCTTCATTGAACTCAAAATTTTTTGAGCCCGTAGCCGTAGCGAATGTGGACGCTAAACTGGAAATTCAACCTGATGAATCTGTCGTTACAGTTATCCAGACTGCTATTAGAAGATTCTTG GCTGAAAGAGAACTATCAAAGCAAAAGAATTTAGTTATGCTGCAAGCAGCTGTACGAGGACACCTGGTTCGAAAACACGCTGTGGGATCACTGCGTTGCGTGCAAGCCATTATCAAATTGCAAATCCTTGTTCGTGCACGCCATACTCGTTATTCTCCTGTTGAATTTATTGATGAAGAGAAGCCGCATGTAAAGCGTGGGAATGATAACCGCACACAGAAG GGAGGGAAAAAATCAGGCGCCAAACCAGATGTAGCATACATATCCATTGAGAAGTTACTTAGTAATAGCTTTGCTCGTCGG cTTCTGGAATCATCACCAAATACCAAATCCATGAACATCAAGTGTGATCCTTCGAGACCAGACGCGGCTTGGGAATGGATGGAAAGATGGGCGTCAGTTTCACCTTCTGGAATTGAACAATCTCCAAAAATAGAACCAAGTACGGAACTGAAGGATCAGGAGACAGTGAAGCATCCTGAAAATCAAGTGGAAACTGTATGTGCAGCTAAAAAGGATTCCGACTCAGCAGACTTTATGTTTGTTGCTATGCCGGTATCTGTCCCTTTCTTGAACTCTGAGACCAAGGAAACAGCAATGCCATCTGAAAGTGAGCAGAACTTGGCTAGCCAAAAGTTTGAGCAGCCTTGGCCTGAGTTCCAGGACCTTACAAAGTTAAGCGAGAATCCACATCAACCTCTTGATGAAACATTAGATTTTAGTCCTCACACAGGGTTTAACAACCTTTCTAGCAAGCCTGGACTGGAGGAGCAACCCAAGCGCTCAGTAAAAAGGGTTGCCTCGGAACAACCTGAAAGCGAGGGAAGGAAGATTGTGTTTGGATCTAGGAAGGCTAGTAATGCTGCATTTATTGCAGCCCACTCAAAATTTGAAGAGCTAATGTCCACATCCAATTTAGTAAATTCAGTTAATATCTGCAATCAAGAAAGTGGAGCTGAATTCAGCGAGGTTGCAGTTTCCTCCTCTGTAgaaaattcaattaatacaaGGAACACCAGCCTGGCTGATTACGCGGATTCATCTGCCTCGAAGGTTGTACTTGACGGGTCTGAATGTGGTACTGAACTTTCCATAACTTCTACTCTTGATTCACCTGAGCAGTCTGAGTTTGGAGCTGTGGATGGGCTTGAAGTCAATATCTCTGAGGAAGAAGTGAACAATCCTAAGAACATTACCATGTGCATGGAAAAAGAAGCTAGGGTTGATGATCCATCCATCAGCTTAAATTCTGACCTTTCCAACCCCAATATAATTCAATCTGAAAATCAGAGCAATACGGAAGTTGTCAATGCAGAATCCTCAAAGCCAGAGGACAGGTTGGAGAAAAATGCTTCCAGTATGCAGATAAAATTGGAACATGAAACTGTTAATCACATGTACAAGTCTTCACCGGGAACATCTCCAAAAGGCTGGGTAACTGTTCTTGACTCCCAAACTACACCTTCTAGCCAGGTATCCACAAAATCAAAGAAGACCAGAAATGTGAAAAATGGATCTAGCCAAAAAAGGAAGTCCTTATCTGTCGGTAAACGATCACCATTACCCAGTAATGATTCCGGCGTTAGAAGTAGTTTAGAAAAATTACCTAAAGATGAGAAATCTGGAAAGCGTCGGAATTCTTTTGGTTCGGTGAAAACTGATCATGTTGATCAGGAACCAAGAGATAGTAGCAGCAGGCTATCTGTCCCTAGTTACATGCAAGCAACAGAATCTGCAAGGGCTAAAGCATATGCCAATAACTCTCCAAGGTCAAGTCCTGATGTGCTAGACAAGGAATCTTACTTCAAAAAGAGACACTCCCTGCCTGGCACCAATGGCAGGCAAGGCTCGCCTCGCATACAGCGCTCCACATCTGTGGCACAGCAGAGCACGAAGGGGAGTGCAAACAATCCTACTCAAG AAAAAAAAGTGGCAGCGATAAAGCAAATAAATGGACAGGGAGACAACAAACAAACTCTATAA